The Lactuca sativa cultivar Salinas chromosome 2, Lsat_Salinas_v11, whole genome shotgun sequence genome includes the window TGTTCCGATCAATAACAACTGCTACAAACATTGTTTTTAGGTAGTCTCCTCTAAGAGGAACACTACATATGAAGATGACAGGCAAAAGCATCCTATGAATGCATGGACCTGTATTTTTTGGGAAACAAAAGCGAATTAATTCAGATGTAGATACATTTTCAATTTTAAAGAAACAATAGAAAAGTGTAAAAAACAAATATATCACCCATCCAATAGCCACAAAACAAGCTTCAAAACGATCCATCAAATAAGTTTTGATGTGAGTGTAACTATGCAGGTTGGTTCTCCTAAGGTTGTGAAGGTAAACATGCAGGTTGTTAAAGCTTTCTTTGTGCTCACTCTTTAagaaactcattttgaagaagttATAAGAAATAATTACGAATTACTTGGTTGGAGGTAAGGTTCTAAGCACATatggacacacacacacatccagAACAGGAATTCCGAAACGGAGACCACCACTCTGGAATGTGATGTTTCGGAGCATGTGATCATTTTACCAAAAAAATGTTGGTTATTTTTGCTAAAATAGTCGTTTATAAAGGTTAGATTACCCAAATTTCCTTTTGTTAGTTATTTTCAGCTCAATAATTAGCAAAAGTGGAGGTTGGTTCTCCTAAGGTTGTGAGGTAAACATGCAGGTTGTTAAAAGCTTTCTTCGTGCTCACTCTCTAAGAAACTCATTTGGAAGCAATTATAAGAAATAATTACGAATTATTTAGTTGAAGGTAAGGTTCTAAGCGCATGcggacacatacacacacatccaGAATAGGAACTCCGAAACGGAGATCACCACTCTGGAATGTGATGTTGCCGAGCATGTGATCATTTTACCAAAAAAAATGATGgttatttttgttaaaatagtCGTTTATAAGGGTTAGATTACCCAAATTTTCCTTTTTTGGTTATTTTCTGCATAATAATTAGCAAAATTGGCTATTTTTATAGTTTCTCTTTCTCCTATTTACTTTTATGGAATGACTAATATTATAAAGTCCTAAGTTTTTAACGCGTAATTGAaaaatgttataatattttttttattattgttatgaTCACAACTTTTTGTGGAATTATCACCCTAGACCAGTTTCATGGTTAACTTTGTTATATTTTTTGCAAAATCAGTCCTAATATTGAGTTTAAAGTTCAAATTTGGCCCCTGTATTTTGCAAAAGATTACATAACAtgatttttaactttattttttcgTTTTTTACATAATTTATTTAGTTtcgttttttaactttattttttgtttttatatatttcatatttcattttaattttttcatctttttatttttatttcatattttttcatatgtatttttttttttttgtatttttaattttttttcttgaccattttcaaaaaatgtaaaatgcattaatatattagagtatattacaattttggtaatttataatttttaaaatttttttatttttattcaagtaaataaaatagttatctttatatttgtaatttcggtcaaacttattttctttttatttttttgttctttaatgctattatatttatgttacgaaaaaatgaaaaaaaagctTGTTTATTGAGAATTCATGTTTCAATGTGTGATATAACTTGTAaattaaatcatatttctatatgtgaTATCAATATTCAATAGTTTAAATTCAAGATAATAGTTTTCAATTTGATATtagattaaaaaaaagaaaagaaataataatagttgttctttataaaaaaaaaaacttgttataGTATTTTATATTGAattcaattttatttatttgaatcaaaataaataaattcaagAGAAAAcccataaataactaaaatagaaaacaaaaggtaaaaatataaaaaaataaagttgtTGAAAAATATAGttacaaaatgaaaataaattaagtatacataaaaaaaacaaaaattatatatataacaaaaataaataaagtatacaaaaaTCGAAAAATAAAGTTGAAAAACCATATTGTgtaatttttttgtaaaatatagaGACCAAATTTGAACTTTAAATCCAATTTTAAGAAATTATTTTGCAAAAAAGTTAACAAAGTTAACTATAAAACTAATTAAGTGGGCTATAGTGAAAATTATGCAAGAAAGTTGTGACCatagtaataataaaaaaaatattagagGTTTTCCAATTACGCGTTAAAACTTAAGACTTTTACGATATTAGTGGGCTAGATATATTTCGCAAAACAAATGGTAATAACagtaaaaaaaaattagggtGTTTTTCCTATTAAAAACTTTTAGTTTATGATATTAGTCTTTTTTTGGAATtgcccaatgttttaaaaacatgttttttagtTGAACTGGTTTAATGATTGGTTTCCAGTTCAACCGGTTCGACCGACGGgtcaaacagtttctataattttcatattttcctatatatatatatatatatatatatatatatatatatatatatatatatatatatatatatatatatatatatatatatatatatatatcataaatttaacatttacaagttcaaacattaaaaatatacatacaaataagttGCAGATCACTCCAAAtatattaaaaactttataacatttatcatatgtttttatttagagaacactacatatatttgaaaaaaattagTAAAATTTATTATACAAATAGTTTTTTTCCATGTGTTTTTATTTGacttaaccggttcaaccggtatATTTTGAGTGActtgattaagttttttttttttccctgATAGTTGAACCCGGTCGAATATATGTTCTACCGCTTGTTGAAACCGATTTTTAATACACTGGAATTGCCCAGCTACGCTCCCTTAGACAAACCCCAACTGTTTCATAATTCCAATTGTGTAAAACGAATTTGAATTTTTCTGCTCTACTGAAATCCGACTGACTAATGGCGGACAATCTTCCTTTAGCATCGCCATCCACCTCGACAAACCATGATTCAATGACGAAGGTTACGGATATGGATATTGACTCGCTGGTTCACTGTGCAAGCTACCTCACCCTTCAAGATATCTCTAACATGGCCCTCTCCTGTAAATATCTCAATCGCGTCGTTTATTCTGATTCCATCTGGCGACGCTTGTACAGGTTCTATTGTCATAAacgatttttagttttttttatgctTCCTCTTTTTTACATTTACCACCACTTAAGTAATATATTATTTCAAGAAACATCTATGTCTGTTTGTCCTTCTTAATTGACATGAAAGTACATAGAGTTACGATTATACAAGAAAAACTTATTTGAGCTAATTGTGATATGATAGCAGCCCTAACTGGAATTTAATACTGCTAATTGAAGGGAACAGTGGCCGGAGCAGGAACCCTATATCATTTCACAAACATCATTTCCAACTGCAAGAGAAGCATATTTAGGACGATATAGTGATTTGCAGCGGTTTAAGTTCGTTGACCCTCTAGTTTATGATGTGCACATGGGGATTGGGGCAAAATGCAGCGACTTCATATTTAGCAACAATTCTATACTTTTTTCTCAGGTACCCAATGAATAAATCTTTTATGTTGTTAATATTGTGGTGGGGATATTGCACACTACTTGGGGTATAATGATTTGATAATTATTATCTACACAACAAACTGTGTATGTTTGGGGCAAAGTGCAGCGACCTCATGTTTAACAATAATTCTATACTTTTTTCTCAGGTACCCAGTAAGTAAACCTTTTATGGTGTTGATATTGCACAGTAGTTAGGGTATAATGATTTGATAATTATCATTTACACAACACACTGTGTATACTTAATACTTGTTTACctttacttgattcttcttacttTAGGGTCCGGTTATAAAGATTTTGAGCATTGATAAACTGTTAGAAGGAAAAACTTCCCTTATCTCACTTAACGATCATCGTGCAAGAATTACCTGCATGAGGTGAGAATTCATAATATATCTTGTCTTATATGTTTAACCTCCACTCCACCTCTTGTAGAAAGCTCCTTAAAACTTGATAATGGAATAGCCCTTTTGTTTACAGATTGTTTCCCCTAAAAGAAACATCATTATTTCGGAACGAAGCACAAAGAAACGAAAATGTTTTAGTTACCTCAAGCTCTGATCACTCAATTCGACTATGGTGGAAGGTATGGATGATGAATTtgcttttttttaataaacctaGAAAAAGCAAGTTGAACCTTAAATGTGTGTAATGAAAATTCAAGGGAAGTTGCCAAAGATGTTTCAGAGGTCACAATGGCCCAGTTACTATCCTCTCTGATAAGTTGTTGGGAGATGGAACTGGAAAAGTTTTTGCCAGTGGAGGTGAAGACAGTACAGTCCGCCTTTGGTCAATGAGCTCAGGTGGAAAGCGTGGTGGTCAACATGCTTTGAAGGCCACACTTTATGGGCATGAGAAACCTCTAGTGTTCATGTCTGTTGTTCAGCACAAAGCCTCTCTTCTAGCAAGCATGTCTAAAGATTCCAAGGTATCAATTCCCATGTTATCAATCTCTTCTTACACATTTATGCTGTAATCTATCTaacaattttctttttaaaaaaaaaaaaaaaaatacaggtTAGGGTATGGGATACGACAATATCTTCTGATCGTAGTTCGTGTTGTGTGGGCATGACTTGTATCCCTGGTGTGCCAGTTGGCATCAAGTGCCATGATTCATTGCTTTATATAGCTGCTGGTTCTTCCTTTGTAGCAGTTGACTTGAGGACAATGAAAACAGCTTTCAAGACATCAACAAACCAACCAAAATTGTTTTCATTCG containing:
- the LOC111921589 gene encoding probable E3 ubiquitin ligase complex SCF subunit sconB isoform X1, which codes for MADNLPLASPSTSTNHDSMTKVTDMDIDSLVHCASYLTLQDISNMALSCKYLNRVVYSDSIWRRLYREQWPEQEPYIISQTSFPTAREAYLGRYSDLQRFKFVDPLVYDVHMGIGAKCSDFIFSNNSILFSQGPVIKILSIDKLLEGKTSLISLNDHRARITCMRLFPLKETSLFRNEAQRNENVLVTSSSDHSIRLWWKGSCQRCFRGHNGPVTILSDKLLGDGTGKVFASGGEDSTVRLWSMSSGGKRGGQHALKATLYGHEKPLVFMSVVQHKASLLASMSKDSKVRVWDTTISSDRSSCCVGMTCIPGVPVGIKCHDSLLYIAAGSSFVAVDLRTMKTAFKTSTNQPKLFSFDILPSKFLACTGGVGRAMLWDIRRSIGTGDADPMAELDGHVGPVTHLHMDPYKVVTGGREDPYVNIWDADTGNQTNILRSSSNLNLDGGGCGCCGMAADGFRIVTACFNGEECVVNFRDFNNAVCYGSFSENVTGSKFWCPSTSTYGLST
- the LOC111921589 gene encoding uncharacterized protein LOC111921589 isoform X2, yielding MGIGAKCSDFIFSNNSILFSQGPVIKILSIDKLLEGKTSLISLNDHRARITCMRLFPLKETSLFRNEAQRNENVLVTSSSDHSIRLWWKGSCQRCFRGHNGPVTILSDKLLGDGTGKVFASGGEDSTVRLWSMSSGGKRGGQHALKATLYGHEKPLVFMSVVQHKASLLASMSKDSKVRVWDTTISSDRSSCCVGMTCIPGVPVGIKCHDSLLYIAAGSSFVAVDLRTMKTAFKTSTNQPKLFSFDILPSKFLACTGGVGRAMLWDIRRSIGTGDADPMAELDGHVGPVTHLHMDPYKVVTGGREDPYVNIWDADTGNQTNILRSSSNLNLDGGGCGCCGMAADGFRIVTACFNGEECVVNFRDFNNAVCYGSFSENVTGSKFWCPSTSTYGLST
- the LOC111921589 gene encoding uncharacterized protein LOC111921589 isoform X3; translated protein: MFGAKCSDLMFNNNSILFSQGPVIKILSIDKLLEGKTSLISLNDHRARITCMRLFPLKETSLFRNEAQRNENVLVTSSSDHSIRLWWKGSCQRCFRGHNGPVTILSDKLLGDGTGKVFASGGEDSTVRLWSMSSGGKRGGQHALKATLYGHEKPLVFMSVVQHKASLLASMSKDSKVRVWDTTISSDRSSCCVGMTCIPGVPVGIKCHDSLLYIAAGSSFVAVDLRTMKTAFKTSTNQPKLFSFDILPSKFLACTGGVGRAMLWDIRRSIGTGDADPMAELDGHVGPVTHLHMDPYKVVTGGREDPYVNIWDADTGNQTNILRSSSNLNLDGGGCGCCGMAADGFRIVTACFNGEECVVNFRDFNNAVCYGSFSENVTGSKFWCPSTSTYGLST